Proteins encoded within one genomic window of Pygocentrus nattereri isolate fPygNat1 chromosome 7, fPygNat1.pri, whole genome shotgun sequence:
- the siah1 gene encoding E3 ubiquitin-protein ligase Siah1 isoform X1, whose product MSPTVRLQPVYSWKGVLKLFTCIAARTASKPKEVHTFQEKKIALLGNHMDEEMSRQTATALPTGTSKCAPSQRVPTLSGTTASNSDLASLFECPVCFDYVLPPILQCQSGHLVCSNCRPKLTCCPTCRGPLGSIRNLAMEKVANSVLFPCKYASSGCEVTLPHTDKAEHEELCEFRPYSCPCPGASCKWQGSLDAVMPHLLHQHKSITTLQGEDIVFLATDINLPGAVDWVMMQSCFGFHFMLVLEKQEKYDGHQQFFAIVQLIGTRKQAENFAYRLELNGHRRRLTWEATPRSIHEGIATAIMNSDCLVFDTSIAQLFAENGNLGINVTISMC is encoded by the exons ATGTCGCCCACAGTTAGGCTGCAGCCCGTGTACTCATGGAAGGGGGTGCTCAAGCTCTTCACGTGCATAGCTGCCCGAACAGCCAGCAAGCCTAAAG AGGTCCACACATTTCAAGAGAAGAAGATCGCCTTACTTGGGAATCATATGGACGAAG AAATGAGTCGCCAGACCGCCACAGCGCTGCCTACAGGAACCTCCAAGTGTGCCCCTTCTCAGCGCGTCCCCACCCTGTCGGGCACCACAGCCTCCAACAGTGACCTGGCCAGCCTGTTTGAGTGCCCTGTCTGCTTTGACTATGTGCTGCCCCCTATCCTACAGTGCCAGAGCGGCCACCTGGTGTGCAGCAACTGCCGGCCCAAGCTCACCTGCTGCCCCACCTGCAGAGGCCCTTTGGGCTCCATTCGTAACCTGGCCATGGAGAAGGTAGCCAACTCGGTGCTGTTCCCTTGCAAGTACGCCTCGTCAGGCTGCGAGGTCACCCTCCCTCACACGGACAAGGCGGAGCATGAGGAGCTGTGCGAGTTCCGACCGTACTCATGCCCCTGCCCTGGCGCCTCCTGCAAGTGGCAGGGCTCGCTGGACGCAGTCATGCCCCACCTTCTGCACCAGCACAAATCCATCACCACGCTGCAAGGCGAGGACATCGTCTTCCTGGCCACAGACATCAACTTGCCCGGGGCCGTGGACTGGGTCATGATGCAGTCCTGTTTTGGCTTCCACTTCATGCTGGTGCTGGAAAAGCAGGAAAAGTATGACGGCCATCAGCAGTTCTTTGCCATTGTGCAGCTGATTGGCACAAGAAAGCAGGCAGAGAACTTTGCCTATAGATTGGAGCTGAACGGGCACAGGCGGCGGCTCACTTGGGAGGCCACACCACGCTCCATCCATGAGGGCATCGCCACCGCCATCATGAACAGTGACTGCCTGGTATTTGACACCTCTATTGCCCAGCTGTTTGCCGAGAATGGCAACCTGGGCATTAATGTCACCATATCTATGTGCTGA
- the siah1 gene encoding E3 ubiquitin-protein ligase Siah1 isoform X2 has translation MDEEMSRQTATALPTGTSKCAPSQRVPTLSGTTASNSDLASLFECPVCFDYVLPPILQCQSGHLVCSNCRPKLTCCPTCRGPLGSIRNLAMEKVANSVLFPCKYASSGCEVTLPHTDKAEHEELCEFRPYSCPCPGASCKWQGSLDAVMPHLLHQHKSITTLQGEDIVFLATDINLPGAVDWVMMQSCFGFHFMLVLEKQEKYDGHQQFFAIVQLIGTRKQAENFAYRLELNGHRRRLTWEATPRSIHEGIATAIMNSDCLVFDTSIAQLFAENGNLGINVTISMC, from the exons ATGGACGAAG AAATGAGTCGCCAGACCGCCACAGCGCTGCCTACAGGAACCTCCAAGTGTGCCCCTTCTCAGCGCGTCCCCACCCTGTCGGGCACCACAGCCTCCAACAGTGACCTGGCCAGCCTGTTTGAGTGCCCTGTCTGCTTTGACTATGTGCTGCCCCCTATCCTACAGTGCCAGAGCGGCCACCTGGTGTGCAGCAACTGCCGGCCCAAGCTCACCTGCTGCCCCACCTGCAGAGGCCCTTTGGGCTCCATTCGTAACCTGGCCATGGAGAAGGTAGCCAACTCGGTGCTGTTCCCTTGCAAGTACGCCTCGTCAGGCTGCGAGGTCACCCTCCCTCACACGGACAAGGCGGAGCATGAGGAGCTGTGCGAGTTCCGACCGTACTCATGCCCCTGCCCTGGCGCCTCCTGCAAGTGGCAGGGCTCGCTGGACGCAGTCATGCCCCACCTTCTGCACCAGCACAAATCCATCACCACGCTGCAAGGCGAGGACATCGTCTTCCTGGCCACAGACATCAACTTGCCCGGGGCCGTGGACTGGGTCATGATGCAGTCCTGTTTTGGCTTCCACTTCATGCTGGTGCTGGAAAAGCAGGAAAAGTATGACGGCCATCAGCAGTTCTTTGCCATTGTGCAGCTGATTGGCACAAGAAAGCAGGCAGAGAACTTTGCCTATAGATTGGAGCTGAACGGGCACAGGCGGCGGCTCACTTGGGAGGCCACACCACGCTCCATCCATGAGGGCATCGCCACCGCCATCATGAACAGTGACTGCCTGGTATTTGACACCTCTATTGCCCAGCTGTTTGCCGAGAATGGCAACCTGGGCATTAATGTCACCATATCTATGTGCTGA